The genomic stretch AAACAAATACACAAACAGTTAAAAGTTTTTAATCGTTTTGCAAAAAAAGTATTTTTATATGCTTTATTATATTTATTTTAAAGTTAGTTATAATTTAAACTATGCAGTGTTCAATTGATAGTGAAAATAAATTTTTAAACTTTATTTTAATCCCCGCCCTTTTAGATTTAAATGTTTTATTTTTTTACATAGTTTTAATTAAATCTATAATCTCTCACTTCGCCATAGCTTAGTTTAAATTTGCAATTTACTTAATTAAATAAATTTTATGCACTTCTATAATTTGGGAGTATGCAAATAATTTTTATCTTTATATCCAAATATAAAAAAAGAGGCAGTAACGAAATATCGTCATTACCTCTTATGCAAGCTTTAAATCCAAATTATTATTTCATAACATTATAAAATGCTTTTTTATTATTGTTGCTAGCGATAAACTCGCATAAAAAAGCTGGTACCAATAAATTGTTACCAGCTCTCGTTTATCGCTTCAAAGCTAAATTATTATTTAATGCTTAATCAATATTATTATTTCATAATATTATAAAATGCTTTTTTACCTAAGTAAATAGCTCTGCTGCCTAATTCTTCTTCAATTCTTAATAATTGATTGTATTTAGCAATCCTATCACTTCTTGAAGCAGAACCTGTTTTGATTTGACCAGCATTAGTAGCTACTACTATATCAGCAATAGTAGAATCTTCTGTTTCACCAGATCTGTGAGAAACTACAGCAGTATAATTATGAGTTTTAGCAAGTTCTATAGAGTCTAAAGTTTCAGTTAAAGTACCGATTTGGTTTACTTTGATTAATATAGAGTTAGCAACACCTTTATCTAAACCCATTTGAAGTCTTTTTACATTAGTAACAAATAAGTCATCTCCTACTAATTGAACTTTTTTGCCTAATTTTTCTGTCAATATTTTCCAGCCTTCCCAGTCATCTTCAGCAACACCATCTTCTATAGAGATAATAGGATATTTACTGCATAAATCAGCGTAGAAATCAACCATTTCAGCAGGAGTTAATTCTCTGTTATCAGATTTATGGAATACATATTTTTTCTTATCTTTATTATAGAATTCGCTTGAAGCAGGGTCCATAGCTATCATCACATCTTCACCGGGTTTGTATCCAGCTTTTTCTATAGCCTGCATAATTACTTGAAGAGGTTCTTCATTATCTTTAAGAGTAGGTGCAAATCCGCCTTCATCACCAACAGTAGTGCTTAAGCCTCTGTCATGAAGTATATTTTTTAAGTTATGGAATACTTCAGCTACATAGCGTAAGCCTTCTTTGAAAGTAGGGGCACCAACCGGCATTACCATATATTCTTGGAAATCGATTGGAGCTGATGAGTGAGCACCGCCGTTTAAAATATTAGCCATAGGTACTGGTAAGGTTTTAGCATTAGTTCCTCCAATATATCTGTATAATGGCATACCTAATTCTTCAGCAGCTGCTTTTGCTACAGCGAGTGATACACCTAATATAGCATTAGCACCTAATTTGCCTTTGTTTTCAGTACCGTCAAGTTCTATCATAGTTCTGTCTATTTCTACTTGATCCAAAGCGTCCATATCAATAAGTTCATTGCAAATAATTTCATTAACATTTTCTACAGCTTTTTGAACACCTTTACCCATATATCTTGATTTATCGCCGTCTCTTAATTCTACTGCTTCATGTTCGCCTGTAGAAGCTCCTGATGGTACAGCAGCTCTGCCCATAACACCGCTGTCTAAGTAAACATCTACTTCTACTGTAGGGTTTCCTCTTGAGTCTAGTATTTCTCTAGCTACTATATTATCTATTAAAGACATATTAAAACTCCTTATAAATTAATTGATTATATCATATAACATAACCTATAAATTTCAAGTGAAAAAATCGGACATTTATAAATAAGAGTAATTTTATTATAATTCAAAACTTTGGAAAATTCTTTTATTGATATAAATATATAGCAGAATAATGTTTTTTTACTTATTTCTAAAATTTATTAATTTAAATAATTAAAAGATAAAGCCTCCAGCAATGATTTTATTACTGGAGGCTTTTTATAATTATTTTTTATTACTTCTTTTTACCTTGATTAGCTACTGCTTCCATAGCTTTTTTAACAGCTTCAGGGTCGCCTAAATACTGTTTGTTTACAGCTTTAAAATTATCATCAAGCTCATAAACTAAAGGCATTCCAGTAGGTATATTAAGCTCTGTAATGTCAGCATCAGAGATATTGTCTAAATATTTTACTAATGCTCTTAAACTGTTTCCATGTGCTGCTATGATGATTTTTTTTCCAGCTTTAATATCCGGAAGTATAACATTTTCCCAAAAAGGTACTACTCTTGCCACAGTATCTTTTAAACATTCTGTTAAAGGGAGTTCTTTTTCTGATAAGTTTTTATAACGCGGATCATGACCCGGATATCTTTCATCATCTTTTGTCAAAGCTGGAGGCGGAGTATCATAGCTTCTTCTCCAGATTTTTACCTGATCCTCTCCGTATTTTTCAGCTGTTTGCGATTTATTTAAGCCTTGTAATGCTCCGTAATGTCTTTCATTTAACTGCCAGCATTTCTCTACTGGTATCCATAAAAGTCCCATTTCTTCTAAAACTAGATTTAAAGTTTTGATAGCACGTGTTAAAGTAGAAGTATATGCTTTATCAAAAGTAAATCCTGCTTTTTTAAGTTCTGCTCCGCCTGCTTTAGCTTCTTCTATACCTTTTTCAGACAAAGTTACATCTGCCCAGCCTGTAAATAAATTTTCTTTATTCCATACGCTCTCACCATGACGTATTAAAACAACTTTTGTCATTTTTATAACTCCTTATAAATAAGATTAAGTTCTATTATATATTAAAATAAGAAAAAAGTTAAACAAAAAATCTATTGTTTTTATTATTATAATATATTATATTTTACTAATAATAAATAGGGATTTTTATCTATGAATAACGAAGAATTAGATTTACAATTGCAAAAATTATATGAAGAGGGAAAACATAGCGAAATCATTAAATTAATACTCTCTTTACCAGAAGATCAATTAAATGATAATATTAAAGGGCTTCTTGCTGCAGCATATAATAATACTTCAGAATTTGACTTGGCAATAGAAATATTAAATTCTTTATCTGAAGAAAATAAAGATAATCATACTTGGTTTTATAAAATTGCTTATGCATATTCAGGTAAATCGGATATAAGCAATGCCAATTTAAATATAGACAGAGCATTATATATATTAGAAATGAATAAGGCTTCTATAAGCAGTGAAGAGTATGATTACTTCAGCAATCTGTATAATAATTTAAAAGAATACATACAAAATGGAAGTTTTCATTATGAAGCTAATTCTGTTAATATAGACGATAATGATTCTATTATAAAAGATATATCTTCTGTTTTAGCAAATGATATAGATAATGAAATAATAGAAGGAAGTATTGTTGTAAAAAAATGGAATATATTTATCAATGCTTATGCAGAAGATATAACAGATAAAAGTGCTGTTATAAACTATTATATATCTAGTCCTGATTGGGATAGAGATATATTTGAATGCTGTGCAAGTGCAGGAAAAGATGCTAATACTTCTGTAGGACTTTCAAATGGAAGTTTTATATTTGGAATAATGACAGGCATAAAAGCGATGAATGAAAATATAATACTCGATGAGGCAGAAACCGAATCTGCTGGAAAAAAACATAAATGGAAAGTATATACTAGTAATTTGGTTAATATGGGTAGAGATAATGGAAAGCCAAAAAACGTAAATATTTATTGGGATATGTTTAAAGATGATATTTTAAAAAGAATAGGAAATCAAAAAATTTGCTATATTAAAATATATGGAGCTAAGGCTTCTAATGATTATTCTATAGGAGAGCTTAGAATAAATGATGTTAATATACAAGAGCTTTCCGACAAAATGAATGAATATGTGAAAACTTGGAATGAAACAGATTTCTCATCAGACAAACAATTTTTCTTTTTGGTTCAGGATAATGAAACTTATATTCCTTATCCATTTAGTAATGATACTATTTTAAATTTTGTTAAAGAATACTGCAATATAGTATTAAACTTTAAAGAAAATGATTATGATAAATTAGGAAATTTAGCTGAGCAGCTTACGAAGGACTATACTTTAGCAACAGATCTATTTTTATTTCTTCCGGAAATATGTGCGGATAATGAGTTTTTTAATGAACTTCATTCATCTGAAAAGATTAATTTTAATTTTGAATCAGAAGAAAAAAATACAGCTGTATACAAAACACAGATTTACACATATCATTTAATTAGTAATTATTTATTTGAGCTTTTCAGGGAAAATGCTTTTAATGGAAATGAAAATGAAGTGTATGCAAAATTTATAAATATGAGTGCATTATATAATATTTATTCTCAAGTAAAAGAAGATTATGAAAAGAAAAATAAAACACTGGAAAATCTTAAAGTTAATTTATCTTTTAGTGTAAATAATGATTATTATATTAGATAAGTTAATCAATAGATATAATAAAAACTTCTCTTCATAAGAAAATATATTTTGCATGCTTTATATTAAAAGTGCAAATTTAAATTCCGCTATGGCGGGTGTGCTTTTGAAGTAAGAGATTATAGATTTAATTAAAGCTATGTAAAAAAATAAAACATTTAAATCTAAAAGGGCGGGGATTAAAATAAAGTTTAAAAATTTATTTTAACTCCTACCCTTTAAATTCTTTAGTTTTATACTGTTATTTTTTAATTCTTTTTTCTTTATTAGCTTTTACTGCCCACCCAAGCAGTTTTTAAATTTGTGATATGCTTTAACGCACGTAGAATGAAATCTTTATATACAATAAAATTAGAATACTAAATTTATTAATATTAAAAAAATGCGTTCTGCGTGCGTATAGGAAATCTTAAATTATAAATCTGTATTCCAGTTAGCCGATTGAATAATAACATCTATATCACTGTACGCCTTTGAGAGTTTATCAGCTTCTGCCTGAATCTCTTTTACATTAACTAGAACTTTCATCTTTATTTCATTTTTAGCATTTCTGTAATCCTTGCTGTTAAGTTCTTTTAAAACAGTTTTATAAATATCTAATTCTCTGTCTAATTTATCTCTTATGTTTATAGCATCGGCAATCGATATTCCTATTTCAAGTTTTGTTTCATGTTCTTTATTAGTTATTTTCACAATTAAATCTGAAAGCTCATTATTTACATCAATATATTCTTTTATTAAATCATTAGGATTTTCATTGTTTTCATTATCATCTCTCAGTAAGACATTGTTTTTTATTCTCTTTTTAATATTTTCCTGTCTTTTAATATATTCATCTTTTTTTAATAAAGCCTCTCCTAATTTCATAATATCTCCTATTTTTTTATTTTTTTAATTGCATAATAATGTATATAATAAATTTTATAAATAAAGTATAATAGAAAAGCTATTCTAGTCAATAATAATTTTTAAGGTAATTTATATTATGAAAAAGATTTTTTGTCTTAGTTTATTTTTTGTTATTATTTTAATAAGCTGCAATATATATGTAAATGATAATATAGGTATTTTAATATTTGATGAAGATACTAAAGGAAATAGATTAACAAATGAAACATTAACTTTTATATTGCTTAAAAGAGAAGATAAAAACTCATTTAATAATATAACATACATATTAGGAGAAATATATAATAAAAACAGCAGTCAAAATATAAAATACATAGAAGAAGCAAAATATATAAAAGATATCAAAAATACAAACAGTTCTAAGTATTTAAATATTGATAATACTAAAATGATGATTGATTATAATAAAAAAAGAATAATATTCACAGATTATGACGGAAAGAAATATACTCTGCCTTTAAATAATTCTGAGGATACTTGGATTTACAAACTCCTTTCTGACAGCACCAATTTATAATTTTTTAATATGTGAGATGATATTATTTTATTAGTTTGCATTCTTTTATAAAGGAATGTATATTTATAATCATATAATTATAGAAGAGAAGTAAATGAAATATAAATTGATAATAATATTATTGCTTGTAATAATTTCATGCATAAACAATAGTAAAGAAAATAATATAATCTCTGTTAATAGAGATGAAATAGAGCCTAATGATAGTTTTGAATATTCGCAGTTTATAGACACAAGTACTTTTATAAATGCTAGTTTTCAAAGTGATGAAGATATTGACTATTATCAGATAAAGCCTACCAATTCTTCAGTGATGAATTTATCAGTTTATGCAAATAAATTGGATATAAATTTAACTTTAATGTCATCTTCAAACAGCAATGTAATTAATATTAATACAAAATATATTGAAAATTACAGAGGCTTTATTGAATTAAAAGATTTTATGTTTTATGATGACAGTTATTTTCTTAAATTAAGTTCTGATAAAGAGGGTAAATATGACTTGAGATTTGAGTTTAAAAATGATTATTTCCCTTCTAATGAAATAGAGCCTAATAATAATATTAATGCGGCAAATATAATTAATTATCCTAATGAATTATTTTACGGATATTTTTTATATAATGATTTTTATTCTAATAATTTTAATATAGATGAAAATATAAAACCTTATATAAAAAATTCTGACATAACAGATATAGATTTTTATGAAATAAGAAATGATACTGATATAAATACTTCTATTAATATAATTCTTGAATATTCAAAGGATATAGATATGCTTTTGTTTGATGAAAATTATAATTATATAAAGAAAGGTATTAACAAATTAAGCACAAGTTTTAAATCAGGAAGTAAGTATTATATAGCATTAGTGTGCTTTGGAAGTAAATCAATTATTGAAAGATACACACTTCATTATGAGTTTAATTGATTAAAATGTATGCTATTGACAAATCAGTATTTTTGATATAGAATTATCTTTACTATTAAAAGTAAGAACAATTTTGGAATATTATAATGAATAATTCTTTTTTAAAAAAAGCCTTCTCTCTTTGGGAGTGTTAAATTATTGATATTTTACAATATGTAATAATTTTTTAAAATTTTGCCTCCCAAAATAAGGGGGCTTTTTTTATATTTTTTATTGTCATTAAAATATTTTCATAATTATAAAAAATGTATATATTAATTAGGAGTAAACTTTATGGAACATTATGGTATATTAGGTATTATACCTCCTCTTTTAGCCATTATACTTGCTTTGGTTACAAAAGAAGTTATTATTTCTCTCACGCTTGGTATACTTTCCGGAACATTGATAATAGCACATGGTAATATATTTACAGCTATTACAATATTCACAGATAAAGTTGCCGAGATGAGCGGCGATGCTTGGAATATACGCATACTTTTATTTTGTGCTTTGCTTGGTGCTTTTGTTAGCATGCTTTCAAAGACTGGTGCTACTAAAGCATTCGGTCTTTGGGCGAGTAAATATTTGAAAACAAAAAAAAGCATACTTATATTTACTTGGTTTTTCGGTCTTATTATCTTTATAGATGACTACTTCAACAGCCTGTCAGTAGGTACTGTTATGCGTCCTGCTTTTGACCAGAATAAAATTTCAAGGGCTAAATTGGCATATATACTAGATTCAACTGCTGCTCCTGTTTGTATACTTGCTCCTATATCCACTTGGGTTGTTACTGTTATGAGCTATATTAGAGATTCTGAAGGTTTTGAATCTTTAAATATTAGTGAATTTGTTTTCTTTATCAAAATGATACCTTATTCTGTTTATCCGCTTTTGGCTTTAGCATTTGTAGTTCTTATGGCTTTGGTATTTAAAGATTTCGGACCTATGAAAAGAAGTGAAGATAATGCCAAAAATGGAAAACTATTTGATGAAGAATTATACGGTGATTGTCCGGGTAATTTGGAAAGCTCTTCAAATGACACTGCTAAATGGTATGATATGGTTATAGCTATAGCTGTACTTATTATAGTATGTATAGTAATGTTCCCTGTTACAACATATATGGGCTTAATAGGTAAAGAAGGTATAGATACTTTTTCTGCTGCTATGTCTAGTATATCTTTAAATCAGGCTTTTTTGGATACTGATGCTTCTAAGGCTTTATTTTATGGTGCAGTTATTTCTATTATGATAATGTACATATACTATATGGCTAGAAGATTATTAAATATACGTTCAGCTGGAAACTCCATAATAGAAGGTATAAAATCAATGGTTCCAGCTTTGGCGGTACTTGCATTAGCTTGGTCTATAGGAAGTGTTATAAAATCAAGTCCTGAAGACGGCGGACTTGGGCTTGCTGCTTTTCTTTCTGAGGCTGTAAAAGGAGGCGGTTTTCCTCTTTGGATACTTCCTGCTATAGGATATTTGCTTGGATGCGTTATCGCTTTCTCTACTGGTACAAGCTGGGGTACTTTTGCCATACTGATACCTATAGTTATACCTATAGCTAACGGACTTGCTGCAGGAAACGGATATACTGGCGAAGCTTTACTTAACGTTCTTCTTATAAGTGTAGGTTCTGTTGTTTCTGGTGCTGTTTTTGGGGATCACTGTTCGCCTATATCTGATACTACTATACTTTCTTCTACTGGAAGTAATTGTCCTTTGCTTGAGCATGTGGCAACTCAAATTCCTTATGCTGGATTAGTTGCTGTTTCATCATTCGTTGGTGTTGTAGTAGGAGGTATTACTTTAAATCCTATAGCTGCTTTATTAGTAGGTTTTATAGTGATGTGCGTACTTGCTATGCTTGCTCCTAAATTCTATGACAGAATATCATCTTTATATAAAAAAAATACATCAGAAAATCTTAAATAATTTATAGCTTTTTAATATTTATGCTATTATATTGTGGGGATTAGATTAAAAAATTAAAAATAAAAGGTTTTTTCTAATCCCCACCCTCTTAGATTTAAATATTTTATTTTCTTAATTTGATTTAATTAAATACATAAGCCTTCACTTCAAACATTGCACCCGCCCAAGCGTTAATTTAACTTTGTACTTTACTCCACGCACGTATAACTAATTTTTAAAATATATATTAATTAATAATTCTAATTTTGCTTTATATAAAAATCGATTGAACGTGCGTTGAAGAACATTACAAATTTATAACGCACTTGGGTGGGCAGCCATAGTAACAGTCAACGCTGAAAAAATAAAAAACATTTAGAATAGTAAATAGCATTAAAAAATTTAAAGGGTGGGGCGTGAGAGTAAATTTAAAAACTTTATTTATATCACCGACCTTTTAGATTTTAAGGCTTTATTTTTTTTATATTAGATTGATTAAATCTTCTAAATCTTCACTTCAAAAAGTGCACCCGCTCAA from Brachyspira murdochii DSM 12563 encodes the following:
- the eno gene encoding phosphopyruvate hydratase encodes the protein MSLIDNIVAREILDSRGNPTVEVDVYLDSGVMGRAAVPSGASTGEHEAVELRDGDKSRYMGKGVQKAVENVNEIICNELIDMDALDQVEIDRTMIELDGTENKGKLGANAILGVSLAVAKAAAEELGMPLYRYIGGTNAKTLPVPMANILNGGAHSSAPIDFQEYMVMPVGAPTFKEGLRYVAEVFHNLKNILHDRGLSTTVGDEGGFAPTLKDNEEPLQVIMQAIEKAGYKPGEDVMIAMDPASSEFYNKDKKKYVFHKSDNRELTPAEMVDFYADLCSKYPIISIEDGVAEDDWEGWKILTEKLGKKVQLVGDDLFVTNVKRLQMGLDKGVANSILIKVNQIGTLTETLDSIELAKTHNYTAVVSHRSGETEDSTIADIVVATNAGQIKTGSASRSDRIAKYNQLLRIEEELGSRAIYLGKKAFYNIMK
- the gpmA gene encoding 2,3-diphosphoglycerate-dependent phosphoglycerate mutase — its product is MTKVVLIRHGESVWNKENLFTGWADVTLSEKGIEEAKAGGAELKKAGFTFDKAYTSTLTRAIKTLNLVLEEMGLLWIPVEKCWQLNERHYGALQGLNKSQTAEKYGEDQVKIWRRSYDTPPPALTKDDERYPGHDPRYKNLSEKELPLTECLKDTVARVVPFWENVILPDIKAGKKIIIAAHGNSLRALVKYLDNISDADITELNIPTGMPLVYELDDNFKAVNKQYLGDPEAVKKAMEAVANQGKKK
- a CDS encoding DUF6348 family protein; amino-acid sequence: MNNEELDLQLQKLYEEGKHSEIIKLILSLPEDQLNDNIKGLLAAAYNNTSEFDLAIEILNSLSEENKDNHTWFYKIAYAYSGKSDISNANLNIDRALYILEMNKASISSEEYDYFSNLYNNLKEYIQNGSFHYEANSVNIDDNDSIIKDISSVLANDIDNEIIEGSIVVKKWNIFINAYAEDITDKSAVINYYISSPDWDRDIFECCASAGKDANTSVGLSNGSFIFGIMTGIKAMNENIILDEAETESAGKKHKWKVYTSNLVNMGRDNGKPKNVNIYWDMFKDDILKRIGNQKICYIKIYGAKASNDYSIGELRINDVNIQELSDKMNEYVKTWNETDFSSDKQFFFLVQDNETYIPYPFSNDTILNFVKEYCNIVLNFKENDYDKLGNLAEQLTKDYTLATDLFLFLPEICADNEFFNELHSSEKINFNFESEEKNTAVYKTQIYTYHLISNYLFELFRENAFNGNENEVYAKFINMSALYNIYSQVKEDYEKKNKTLENLKVNLSFSVNNDYYIR
- a CDS encoding DIP1984 family protein, which produces MKLGEALLKKDEYIKRQENIKKRIKNNVLLRDDNENNENPNDLIKEYIDVNNELSDLIVKITNKEHETKLEIGISIADAINIRDKLDRELDIYKTVLKELNSKDYRNAKNEIKMKVLVNVKEIQAEADKLSKAYSDIDVIIQSANWNTDL
- a CDS encoding Na+/H+ antiporter NhaC family protein, whose translation is MEHYGILGIIPPLLAIILALVTKEVIISLTLGILSGTLIIAHGNIFTAITIFTDKVAEMSGDAWNIRILLFCALLGAFVSMLSKTGATKAFGLWASKYLKTKKSILIFTWFFGLIIFIDDYFNSLSVGTVMRPAFDQNKISRAKLAYILDSTAAPVCILAPISTWVVTVMSYIRDSEGFESLNISEFVFFIKMIPYSVYPLLALAFVVLMALVFKDFGPMKRSEDNAKNGKLFDEELYGDCPGNLESSSNDTAKWYDMVIAIAVLIIVCIVMFPVTTYMGLIGKEGIDTFSAAMSSISLNQAFLDTDASKALFYGAVISIMIMYIYYMARRLLNIRSAGNSIIEGIKSMVPALAVLALAWSIGSVIKSSPEDGGLGLAAFLSEAVKGGGFPLWILPAIGYLLGCVIAFSTGTSWGTFAILIPIVIPIANGLAAGNGYTGEALLNVLLISVGSVVSGAVFGDHCSPISDTTILSSTGSNCPLLEHVATQIPYAGLVAVSSFVGVVVGGITLNPIAALLVGFIVMCVLAMLAPKFYDRISSLYKKNTSENLK